A stretch of Candidatus Sericytochromatia bacterium DNA encodes these proteins:
- a CDS encoding family 1 glycosylhydrolase codes for MTRWFSSRGVGRALAGLSVCLSLLACGRAGLLPAASSAGSQRLAVRQVSDPAAPFPGDFLWGVATSGHQSEGGDQTSNWAAWGRAGKVAQPIGPAIDFWNRYEEDLDLAAGLGLKAFRFSLEWARIEPEPGVFDPQAVQHYHDLLTAVRARGMTPIVTLVHFSYPAWLDQADPQGRRGWESDRMPEQFARFAGWAAQEYGSAVDWWLTINEPNTYALVGYMAGMMPPGKVNPWAYAAVMANISKAHKAGYEAIHAHDTVARVSINPIVIHARNADPDYPGEREEKLDGPLNKGFYVDVLSFFDQFAPRRTGTSGTPAAPQAKRHLDFMAFNYFYAVKAHELPLIGNYERWPLYPEGLYEVAKKLHGRYQLPLMVTENGMPTPSDNPRPDGWTREAYIVNHLLHLRRAMAEGVPVLGYMHWTLVDNYEWGSYEPKFGLFGVDRRDPQLRRFPTASAAVYEAIVKQNRIPPYLLERYQGRRR; via the coding sequence ATGACCAGGTGGTTTTCCTCTCGTGGGGTTGGGCGCGCGCTGGCAGGTCTGTCGGTTTGCTTGTCGTTGCTCGCCTGTGGGCGCGCTGGCTTGTTGCCTGCCGCCTCGTCCGCCGGTTCCCAGCGGCTGGCCGTGCGGCAGGTCAGCGATCCGGCGGCGCCGTTTCCGGGCGACTTCTTGTGGGGGGTTGCCACCTCGGGCCACCAGAGCGAGGGGGGCGATCAGACCAGCAACTGGGCGGCTTGGGGACGTGCTGGCAAGGTGGCGCAGCCGATCGGGCCCGCCATCGATTTCTGGAATCGCTACGAGGAAGACCTTGACCTGGCGGCCGGCTTGGGCCTCAAGGCCTTTCGCTTCAGCCTAGAGTGGGCGCGTATCGAGCCGGAACCGGGCGTCTTCGACCCACAGGCCGTCCAGCACTATCACGACCTGCTGACCGCCGTGCGGGCTCGGGGCATGACCCCGATCGTGACCCTGGTCCATTTTTCTTATCCCGCCTGGCTGGATCAGGCCGATCCCCAGGGGCGGCGGGGCTGGGAGTCAGACCGCATGCCCGAGCAGTTTGCTCGCTTTGCCGGCTGGGCCGCCCAGGAATACGGCTCGGCTGTGGACTGGTGGTTGACGATCAATGAGCCGAATACGTATGCGCTGGTGGGCTACATGGCCGGCATGATGCCCCCGGGCAAGGTCAATCCGTGGGCCTACGCGGCCGTGATGGCGAACATCTCGAAAGCTCACAAGGCTGGCTACGAGGCCATTCATGCCCACGATACCGTGGCCCGGGTGAGCATCAATCCGATCGTGATTCACGCGCGCAACGCGGATCCGGATTACCCGGGCGAGCGCGAAGAGAAGCTGGATGGGCCCCTCAACAAGGGTTTTTACGTCGACGTTCTGAGCTTTTTCGACCAGTTTGCGCCGCGCCGCACCGGGACGAGCGGTACCCCCGCGGCTCCGCAGGCCAAACGCCATCTCGACTTCATGGCGTTCAACTATTTCTATGCCGTGAAGGCCCACGAATTGCCCCTGATTGGCAATTACGAGCGCTGGCCCCTGTATCCGGAGGGTCTCTACGAGGTCGCCAAGAAACTGCACGGCCGCTATCAGTTGCCCTTGATGGTGACGGAGAACGGCATGCCGACCCCCTCGGACAACCCTCGCCCCGATGGCTGGACTCGGGAAGCCTACATCGTGAACCACCTGCTGCACCTGCGCCGGGCCATGGCCGAGGGGGTGCCGGTACTCGGCTACATGCACTGGACCTTGGTCGACAACTACGAGTGGGGCTCCTATGAGCCGAAGTTCGGCCTGTTCGGGGTCGATCGCCGGGACCCCCAGCTGCGCCGCTTTCCCACCGCCTCCGCCGCCGTGTACGAGGCGATCGTCAAGCAGAACCGCATTCCCCCCTACCTGCTGGAACGCTATCAGGGGCGTCGACGCTAG
- a CDS encoding DUF5069 domain-containing protein, translating into MNAVVVKDLRKDYPRSPYETLGGIPWLARLIDKVRAAQAGQLGEYMAYPCGGDRHFLATAGVEPEALKAVIESGQSDEAIAAWLKSQMSAGWETRFEAYQLQARGPVSGDYATWLAEAKAKLAAERPELDLRAADNFNRLICLEEGHPLPDV; encoded by the coding sequence ATGAACGCCGTGGTGGTCAAGGATCTTCGCAAGGACTATCCCCGCAGCCCCTATGAGACGCTCGGGGGGATCCCCTGGCTCGCGCGTCTGATCGACAAGGTGCGCGCGGCGCAGGCCGGACAGCTCGGCGAGTACATGGCCTATCCCTGTGGCGGCGATCGCCACTTTCTGGCCACGGCGGGGGTGGAGCCAGAGGCCCTCAAGGCCGTGATTGAGAGCGGCCAGAGCGATGAGGCCATTGCCGCGTGGCTGAAATCCCAGATGTCGGCCGGCTGGGAAACGCGCTTCGAGGCGTATCAGCTGCAGGCCCGCGGGCCCGTCTCCGGTGATTATGCGACGTGGCTGGCCGAGGCCAAGGCCAAGCTGGCGGCCGAGCGGCCCGAACTCGACCTGCGTGCGGCCGACAACTTCAACCGCCTGATCTGTCTGGAGGAAGGGCATCCGCTGCCGGATGTATGA
- a CDS encoding fasciclin domain-containing protein, translating into MRGGAEAGPRARWGQRLALMALLGLGVACTRAKETTALQAPITPRATETPFALLPTFRPTATPMPAPPLAPAPLPVNPPVATLPPGDPLTALPVPVIPWIVASQPNRVASPTVVATSPALSGLLAAQVAAHPRLSTLTGLLQRAGLDTTLSSAGPFTLFAPTDQAFAALPPAELGDLQRDENRALLTRILRYHVALGSLPRAALTSPQLQTAEGWMLTLQNTAGTPTISGADLVAVDQRASNGVLHLVDRVLRPPDVLPVATSVVALVDARPELSTLRLLLTESGVVATLQTATSHTLFAPTNAAFAALPAAGLAALRQPANAASLTFLLQYHVVAGAQRSGNLPGRTFPTLAVAAPGLPAQTVTIASGAVSNQPIARYDQVASNGVMHVIDGVLLPPGFTLP; encoded by the coding sequence ATGCGCGGAGGCGCTGAGGCCGGGCCTCGCGCTCGCTGGGGTCAACGCCTTGCGCTGATGGCCCTGCTCGGGCTGGGGGTCGCCTGCACGCGTGCCAAGGAGACCACGGCGCTCCAGGCCCCGATCACGCCCCGCGCGACGGAGACCCCCTTCGCGCTCCTGCCCACGTTCCGTCCGACCGCTACCCCAATGCCGGCGCCGCCGCTCGCCCCCGCCCCCTTGCCGGTCAACCCGCCTGTCGCGACGCTGCCGCCCGGCGACCCATTGACGGCCTTGCCGGTTCCCGTCATCCCCTGGATCGTGGCCAGTCAGCCCAACCGGGTGGCCAGCCCGACGGTGGTGGCCACCAGCCCCGCACTGAGCGGTTTGCTGGCTGCTCAGGTGGCGGCGCATCCGCGACTCAGCACCTTGACCGGCCTGCTCCAGCGGGCCGGGCTCGACACCACCCTGAGCAGTGCCGGCCCCTTCACCCTGTTCGCGCCCACGGACCAGGCCTTTGCGGCGCTGCCGCCGGCGGAACTCGGTGACCTGCAGCGAGATGAGAACCGCGCGCTGCTGACCCGGATCCTGCGTTATCACGTGGCGCTCGGCAGCTTGCCGCGGGCGGCCCTGACGTCGCCGCAGCTGCAGACGGCCGAGGGCTGGATGTTGACCCTGCAGAACACCGCGGGCACGCCCACGATCAGCGGGGCGGACCTGGTGGCCGTCGACCAGCGCGCCAGCAACGGGGTGCTGCACCTGGTGGATCGGGTGCTCCGGCCCCCCGATGTGCTGCCGGTCGCCACCAGCGTGGTGGCGCTGGTGGATGCCCGGCCGGAGCTCTCGACCCTGCGTCTGCTGCTGACCGAATCCGGCGTGGTGGCGACCTTGCAGACGGCCACCTCGCACACCTTGTTTGCGCCGACCAATGCGGCCTTTGCCGCCCTGCCGGCGGCCGGTCTGGCCGCGCTGCGCCAGCCGGCGAATGCGGCCAGCCTGACCTTTCTGCTCCAGTATCACGTGGTGGCGGGCGCCCAGCGTTCCGGCAACCTGCCCGGGCGGACCTTTCCGACGCTGGCCGTCGCGGCCCCCGGGCTGCCCGCCCAGACGGTCACGATCGCCTCGGGGGCCGTTTCCAACCAGCCGATCGCTCGCTATGACCAGGTGGCCAGCAACGGTGTAATGCACGTGATCGACGGGGTGCTGTTGCCCCCGGGCTTCACGCTACCCTGA
- a CDS encoding MFS transporter yields MRPAPPHLAMVGVFLALFLASVNQTMVSTALPSIVADLGGMALYSWVFTAYMLTSTVSVPILGKLSDLYGRRGLFLAGIATFVASSLAAGFAHGMPELIALRACQGLGAGAIFPLAFAIVGDLYPPHERGRIQGLIGAAFGASSLIGPLAGGWLTESFGWAWSFWFSVPVGLLAFVAVALTLPASRPVPGPIRLDWLGALLLVTALTPLLLLASLGGSQLPWNSPLSVALAIGGLAATMAFWKTEQRAAEPIIPPALFANPVMRSIAGASVMSGIVLFGDTMFLPLLAQGLLALQPTHAGLLLTPFMLGMVGGSSTSGHWASRWHRHRPLALGGLLLATGAALGLLACTWQASGAAAIATAVFALGLGLGATFPVFLLAAQSAVPPSQLGSATALVQFFRSIGGTFGVAVLGALLVHQFDAGLAAQGAALGVGGRPDARAILTPAGLAGLPPDALAAIQASLRTALAMVFAAGVLVAGLGAWIALRMPETARRPDRI; encoded by the coding sequence ATGCGTCCCGCCCCTCCCCACCTGGCCATGGTGGGCGTCTTTCTGGCCCTGTTCCTGGCCTCGGTGAACCAGACCATGGTGAGCACCGCGCTGCCGAGCATCGTGGCGGACCTGGGTGGGATGGCGCTGTACAGCTGGGTCTTCACGGCCTACATGCTGACCTCGACCGTGTCGGTGCCGATCCTGGGCAAACTGTCGGACCTGTATGGGCGCCGTGGTCTCTTTCTGGCGGGCATTGCGACCTTCGTGGCCAGTTCCCTGGCGGCTGGCTTCGCGCACGGGATGCCTGAGCTGATCGCCCTGCGCGCCTGCCAGGGCCTGGGTGCCGGCGCGATCTTTCCGCTGGCCTTCGCGATCGTGGGAGACCTCTATCCGCCGCACGAACGGGGGCGGATTCAGGGCCTGATCGGTGCGGCCTTCGGGGCCTCCAGCTTGATTGGCCCACTGGCGGGAGGCTGGCTGACCGAATCGTTCGGCTGGGCCTGGTCCTTCTGGTTCAGCGTGCCGGTCGGCCTGCTGGCCTTTGTGGCCGTGGCGCTCACCTTGCCCGCCTCGCGGCCCGTCCCGGGCCCGATCCGCCTCGACTGGCTGGGGGCCCTCCTGCTGGTGACGGCCCTGACGCCGCTGCTCTTGCTGGCCAGTTTGGGCGGCAGTCAGCTGCCCTGGAACAGCCCGCTGTCGGTGGCGCTGGCCATCGGCGGCCTGGCGGCCACGATGGCCTTCTGGAAAACCGAACAGCGCGCCGCTGAACCGATCATCCCGCCCGCCCTGTTCGCCAACCCGGTCATGCGCAGCATCGCCGGGGCTTCGGTCATGAGCGGGATCGTGCTGTTCGGCGACACGATGTTCCTGCCGCTGCTGGCCCAGGGCTTGCTGGCCCTTCAGCCTACTCACGCCGGCTTGCTGCTGACGCCCTTCATGCTCGGCATGGTGGGCGGCTCGTCGACCAGCGGCCACTGGGCCTCCCGCTGGCATCGTCACCGTCCGCTGGCGCTGGGGGGGCTGTTGCTGGCCACCGGCGCGGCCCTCGGCTTGCTCGCCTGCACCTGGCAGGCCAGCGGTGCGGCGGCGATCGCCACCGCGGTCTTTGCGCTGGGACTCGGCCTGGGGGCAACCTTTCCGGTGTTCTTGCTGGCGGCCCAGAGCGCCGTCCCGCCCAGCCAGCTGGGCTCCGCGACGGCCCTGGTGCAGTTCTTCCGGAGCATCGGCGGCACCTTCGGCGTGGCCGTGCTCGGCGCGCTGCTGGTCCACCAGTTCGATGCCGGGTTGGCGGCCCAAGGGGCCGCGCTCGGGGTCGGCGGTCGCCCCGATGCGCGCGCGATTTTGACGCCGGCTGGCCTGGCTGGACTGCCCCCCGACGCGCTGGCCGCCATCCAGGCGAGCCTGCGGACGGCGCTGGCCATGGTCTTCGCCGCGGGCGTGCTGGTGGCAGGGCTTGGGGCCTGGATCGCGCTGCGCATGCCGGAAACCGCCCGCCGCCCGGATCGGATTTAG
- a CDS encoding heavy metal translocating P-type ATPase: MTKPEPAAAPHELTLSVRGMTCAACANRVERVLSRAPGVAQAHVNLATERATVHYDPAGTDPGQLAAAVAAAGYPAEPWEVADPWSAATAARDAEAAAHAVSERQRERRRLWWAWALATPVVLGAMGLHGPWGHLLPSAFHSPLWQLALTAPLVFGVGAPFFQQAWKGLRHGSWSMDTLVALGTGVAFAYSLMATLWPSWLTSRGFAADVYYESAAAIVAFILTGRHAESRARQQASGAIQGLLALAPQQACRLGPAGEVALPVHEVRVGDRLRVRPGERIPVDGLLLEGDAHVDQAMLTGESEPVHKRVGDELVGGTLNQRGTLVMEVRRVGGDTALAQIVRLVEQAQGSKAPIQRLADRVVAVFVPAVVAIAGVTALAWLVLAGPAQAVLAAVSVLIIACPCAMGLATPTSVMVGAGKGAELGVLFKTAGALEALSQAQVVLFDKTGTLTLGRPVVTDVLPEPGWQAEELLRVVAAVEVGSEHPLGQALVAHARALGLALPEVQAFDNRTGRGVSGVVDGRPVLVGNAAWMQEAGVELTGLEVTLAALADTGKTPLLAAVAGRLAGLVALADAPKPGAAEAVAALQAAGLEVAMLTGDHARTAAAVARTLGIARVVAEVRPGDKAAEVQRLQAEGHRVVMVGDGLNDAPALAAAHVGVALGSGTEVAIEAADVTLVGADVGAVVTAWRLARAVMANIRQNLFWAFAYNVAGIPLAAGLLYPWTGQLLSPAIAGGAMAASSVCVVLNALRLRRFR, encoded by the coding sequence ATGACGAAGCCCGAGCCTGCTGCTGCCCCCCACGAACTGACCCTGAGTGTGCGTGGCATGACCTGCGCGGCGTGCGCCAACCGGGTCGAACGGGTGCTGAGCCGGGCACCTGGGGTGGCCCAGGCCCACGTCAATCTGGCCACCGAACGGGCCACCGTCCATTATGATCCGGCCGGCACGGACCCCGGGCAGCTGGCGGCGGCCGTCGCGGCGGCGGGCTATCCGGCCGAGCCGTGGGAGGTGGCGGACCCATGGTCGGCGGCGACGGCCGCGCGGGACGCCGAGGCGGCGGCCCACGCGGTGAGCGAGCGTCAACGGGAGCGTCGTCGGCTGTGGTGGGCCTGGGCCCTGGCCACCCCGGTGGTGCTGGGGGCCATGGGCCTGCATGGCCCCTGGGGCCATCTCCTGCCGAGCGCGTTTCACAGCCCGCTCTGGCAGCTCGCGCTGACGGCCCCCCTGGTGTTTGGCGTGGGGGCTCCTTTTTTCCAGCAAGCCTGGAAGGGCCTGCGTCACGGCAGCTGGAGCATGGACACCCTGGTGGCGCTTGGTACCGGGGTGGCCTTCGCCTACAGCCTGATGGCCACCTTGTGGCCCAGCTGGCTGACCAGTCGTGGATTTGCGGCCGACGTCTACTATGAATCCGCCGCCGCCATCGTGGCCTTCATCCTGACCGGGCGCCACGCCGAGTCGCGGGCGCGTCAGCAGGCCAGCGGGGCGATTCAGGGCCTGCTGGCGCTGGCCCCGCAGCAGGCCTGTCGCCTGGGCCCCGCCGGGGAGGTGGCCCTGCCCGTCCACGAGGTGCGGGTGGGCGATCGCCTGCGGGTGCGTCCGGGCGAACGCATTCCGGTCGATGGGCTCCTGCTGGAAGGCGATGCGCACGTCGACCAGGCCATGCTGACGGGGGAAAGTGAACCGGTTCACAAGCGCGTGGGCGATGAGCTGGTGGGGGGCACCCTGAACCAGCGCGGCACGCTGGTCATGGAAGTCCGCCGCGTCGGTGGGGACACCGCCTTGGCCCAGATCGTGCGCCTGGTCGAGCAGGCGCAGGGCTCGAAGGCGCCGATCCAGCGCCTGGCGGATCGCGTGGTGGCCGTGTTCGTGCCGGCTGTGGTGGCCATCGCCGGTGTGACGGCCCTGGCCTGGCTGGTGCTGGCAGGCCCGGCTCAGGCGGTGCTGGCGGCCGTTTCCGTGCTGATCATCGCCTGTCCCTGCGCCATGGGGCTGGCCACGCCCACCTCGGTCATGGTCGGTGCGGGCAAGGGGGCGGAGCTCGGCGTGCTGTTCAAGACGGCTGGCGCCCTGGAGGCGCTGAGCCAGGCCCAGGTCGTGCTGTTCGACAAGACCGGCACGCTCACGCTCGGGCGCCCCGTCGTGACGGACGTCCTGCCCGAACCTGGCTGGCAGGCGGAGGAACTGCTCAGGGTCGTGGCGGCGGTCGAGGTGGGCTCGGAGCATCCGCTGGGACAGGCCCTGGTGGCGCACGCGCGCGCACTCGGCCTCGCGCTGCCTGAGGTCCAGGCCTTCGACAATCGGACAGGTCGTGGCGTGAGCGGCGTGGTCGATGGTCGGCCCGTGCTGGTGGGCAATGCCGCCTGGATGCAGGAGGCCGGTGTCGAGCTGACAGGTCTGGAGGTGACCCTGGCGGCCCTGGCCGACACCGGCAAGACCCCCTTGCTGGCGGCGGTGGCAGGTCGCCTGGCCGGGCTGGTGGCGTTGGCCGATGCGCCCAAACCGGGGGCGGCCGAGGCGGTGGCCGCGCTGCAGGCGGCGGGCCTCGAGGTCGCCATGTTGACGGGGGATCACGCCCGCACGGCCGCAGCCGTGGCGCGCACGCTTGGCATCGCGCGCGTGGTGGCGGAGGTGCGCCCGGGGGATAAGGCCGCCGAGGTGCAACGGTTGCAGGCGGAGGGGCACCGCGTCGTCATGGTAGGAGATGGCCTCAACGATGCCCCGGCCCTGGCGGCGGCCCATGTGGGAGTGGCGCTCGGCAGCGGCACCGAGGTGGCGATCGAGGCCGCCGACGTGACCCTGGTGGGGGCGGATGTCGGGGCGGTGGTGACGGCCTGGCGACTGGCGCGGGCCGTGATGGCCAACATCCGACAGAACCTGTTCTGGGCCTTTGCCTACAACGTGGCCGGCATTCCGCTTGCCGCCGGCTTGCTGTATCCCTGGACCGGTCAGCTGCTGTCGCCGGCGATCGCCGGCGGTGCGATGGCCGCAAGCTCCGTGTGCGTGGTGCTCAATGCCCTGCGCCTGAGGCGCTTTCGCTGA
- a CDS encoding CBS domain-containing protein: MRLLIGMDGSATAWHALEESMRLLPLGQSDVTVATVAPLIAVVDDPLAYGGPHPGIYRDMREAAQRDLDAALAALKSAGIEAQGVLREGDPAAELLSLAEELKPDLIIVGSHGRGPLGRLFLGSVSDALVHRHGGAVFVVRHPQDVFATDGEAPVLGYMQPQPLCVTTETPVSEVARLMRDRQIGFLPVLSEGRLVGVLTDRDLVLRVLAEPREGVSPQAGDVCSREPVWVTPRMPIEEAARLMTQHHVRRVVVMDGTAVVGVLSLDDMARQLAPAAVHTLNRLAQPSPLGR, encoded by the coding sequence ATGCGTCTGCTGATCGGTATGGATGGGTCTGCCACGGCCTGGCACGCCCTGGAAGAGTCGATGCGATTGCTGCCGCTGGGCCAATCCGACGTGACCGTGGCGACGGTGGCGCCCCTGATTGCGGTCGTCGACGATCCGTTGGCCTACGGGGGACCGCATCCCGGGATTTACCGGGACATGCGGGAGGCGGCGCAACGTGATCTGGATGCCGCGCTGGCGGCCCTCAAGAGTGCCGGCATCGAGGCGCAGGGGGTCCTGCGAGAGGGCGACCCGGCGGCTGAACTGCTGAGCCTGGCCGAGGAACTCAAGCCGGACCTGATCATTGTCGGCAGCCACGGCCGGGGCCCATTGGGCCGCCTGTTTCTGGGCAGCGTGTCGGATGCCCTGGTGCATCGCCACGGCGGGGCGGTCTTCGTCGTGCGCCATCCGCAAGACGTCTTCGCCACGGACGGAGAAGCCCCGGTGCTCGGTTACATGCAGCCCCAGCCCCTCTGTGTCACGACCGAGACGCCGGTGTCGGAGGTGGCTCGCCTCATGCGCGACCGCCAAATCGGCTTCTTGCCCGTGCTCTCGGAAGGGCGCCTGGTGGGGGTGTTGACCGATCGGGATCTGGTGCTGCGCGTGCTGGCCGAGCCGCGCGAGGGGGTATCGCCGCAGGCTGGGGATGTCTGCAGCCGGGAGCCGGTCTGGGTGACGCCCCGCATGCCGATCGAGGAGGCCGCTCGCTTGATGACGCAGCACCACGTGCGTCGCGTGGTCGTGATGGACGGGACCGCCGTGGTGGGGGTGCTCTCACTCGATGACATGGCGCGGCAGCTGGCCCCTGCCGCGGTGCACACCCTGAATCGCCTCGCTCAGCCAAGCCCGCTCGGGCGTTGA
- a CDS encoding heavy metal-associated domain-containing protein: MTLELTITGMSCDHCVRAVTAALSAVPGVERVTVSLTDGRAQVEGQADLPRLLAAVEEEGYVATATA, from the coding sequence ATGACACTCGAATTGACCATCACGGGGATGAGCTGCGATCACTGCGTCCGCGCCGTGACGGCGGCCCTGAGCGCCGTTCCGGGCGTGGAACGCGTCACGGTGTCGCTGACCGACGGGCGGGCGCAGGTGGAGGGCCAGGCAGACCTGCCGCGCCTGCTGGCGGCCGTGGAGGAGGAAGGCTACGTGGCCACCGCCACGGCCTGA
- a CDS encoding mechanosensitive ion channel family protein, protein MNARQTLLDWLVPDTIRATLPTMLALPPLPPAEALWALVWLLGVAGLLMQSLALFKSALGRLVSRHLPSWWLDTIVAHRVVQRLVWIFPVLLVNRGVLLVPTLTPPVIDWLQRFTLAWLAIVTARTLGAATDAAHAIYQHHPMGRGTPIKGYVQISKLLLYLSAVYLAVSALADRSPWYFLSGLGALTALFLLIFRDTLLSFVAGVQMVNNDLVRVGDWIQMPQFNADGEVIDIALNAVRVQNWDRTITAIPAHKFLDHAFTNWRGMFDSGHRQILRTIYLDMGTVRFLQPEEIERFGRFFLLEDYIREKQQEIETWNAANWPEDHADILANGRHLTNIGTLRAYIREYLKRHPQIDASATLVVRQMEPTPHGVGLQIYAYANETALKDFERVQSDIFDHILAIVPEFELRLFQQPSGSDLQAPRRDAAL, encoded by the coding sequence GTGAACGCGCGGCAAACGCTGCTCGACTGGCTGGTGCCCGACACCATTCGCGCGACCCTGCCGACCATGCTGGCCTTGCCGCCGTTGCCGCCAGCCGAGGCGCTCTGGGCGCTGGTCTGGCTGCTGGGGGTCGCCGGGCTGCTGATGCAGAGCCTGGCGCTCTTCAAGAGCGCCCTCGGTCGCTTGGTCAGCCGTCACCTGCCCAGCTGGTGGCTGGACACGATCGTGGCCCACCGCGTGGTGCAGCGCCTGGTCTGGATTTTTCCCGTGTTGCTGGTCAATCGCGGCGTGTTGCTGGTCCCGACCCTGACCCCGCCGGTGATCGACTGGCTGCAACGCTTCACGCTGGCCTGGCTGGCGATCGTGACGGCCCGGACGCTGGGGGCCGCCACCGACGCGGCGCACGCGATCTATCAGCACCATCCGATGGGGCGCGGCACCCCGATCAAGGGCTACGTCCAGATCAGCAAGCTGCTGCTGTACCTGTCGGCGGTGTACCTGGCCGTCTCGGCGCTGGCAGACCGCAGCCCCTGGTACTTCCTGAGCGGCCTGGGGGCCCTGACGGCGCTGTTCCTGCTGATCTTCCGGGACACCCTGCTGTCGTTCGTGGCGGGCGTGCAGATGGTCAACAACGACCTGGTGCGCGTGGGGGATTGGATCCAGATGCCGCAATTCAACGCCGATGGCGAGGTGATCGACATCGCCCTGAACGCGGTGCGGGTGCAAAACTGGGACCGCACCATCACGGCCATTCCGGCCCATAAATTCCTTGATCACGCCTTCACCAACTGGCGCGGCATGTTCGACAGTGGCCATCGCCAGATCCTGCGCACGATCTACCTCGACATGGGCACGGTGCGTTTCCTGCAGCCCGAGGAAATCGAGCGCTTCGGACGCTTCTTCCTGCTGGAGGACTACATCCGGGAGAAGCAGCAGGAGATCGAGACCTGGAACGCCGCCAACTGGCCCGAGGACCATGCCGACATTCTGGCCAATGGTCGCCATCTCACCAACATCGGCACCCTGCGGGCTTACATCCGGGAATACCTCAAGCGCCACCCGCAGATTGACGCCAGCGCGACCCTGGTGGTGCGACAGATGGAGCCCACTCCCCACGGGGTGGGGCTGCAAATTTACGCTTACGCCAACGAGACGGCCCTGAAGGATTTCGAACGCGTGCAGTCGGACATCTTCGACCACATTCTGGCGATCGTCCCCGAATTCGAATTGCGTCTGTTCCAGCAGCCCAGCGGCTCAGACCTCCAGGCCCCACGCCGGGATGCGGCGTTGTGA